The sequence GATAAGTTATTTGTAAAATGTTgctttattaaaggtggggtaggtaggtttcagaaaccggctcgagtgcactaacatttgaaagtacacagccgaaaagaatccgccccttccttcagacttcctacagagcacctcctccaacacacatgaacgcgcacatgacgtcagcagactggtggaagtggccgcctgttgctggcgagtcattgaagtactgctgcaatgcacgcccaatgacggcacgcccaatgagccCAATCCcgatgacggcacgcccaatgacggcacgcccaatgagggcacgagatacatttgtgcgtgcacgagatggaaggcagacagggccggctaaacggattggttgtactttttacagcgctacagcttccacagatgacttttttatggattttttgtcaaagcacttcagatattcattgctatcgggatgtttagagcattccatggaatataacaaagtgtatctcgagccggtttctgaaacttacctaccccacctttaatgtactTAAGTCAAAATAAACATAAAGAACcaaaagtaacacacacacacacacacacacacacacacacacacacacacacacacacacacacacacacacacacacacacacaacacacacacacacacacacacacacacacacacacacacacacacacacacacacacacacacacacacacacacacacacacacacacacacacacacacacacaggaatatatatgtatgtatatatgtacaaCACCTgctataattaaataaatacaatatattaAAGGAGTTAAAAACACAACAGTGGCTTCTTTGTTTCACATTTTTGTATATCAGTCAAccggctaacacacacacacacacacacacacgcacacgcacacacacacacacacacacacacacacacacacacacacacacacacacacacacacacacacacacacacacacacacacacacacacacacacacacacacacacacacacacacacacacacacacacacgcacgcacaccgtGTCCATTGATGGCGGCAGGAGAGATTGTACGGAATTACCCCGACCCATCTCTCCACCTGCTCTTTGTGCACAGCTAAATCCTCGGCCTCTGCTGGATCAGATGAATTATTATTTTGTTCTCTGTGTTCGACAACATCTTCGCTGATGTCAAAAGATGACCTGGTTTATcctcctttttctttttgtatttgaaGCTTTTCATGCGAGGCATTTCATTCTACTTTGAAGTGCAGCGAGTGTATGCACACCCAGTGACTGTGGGCAGGTGCTGCCTGTTAACGTCGAGGATTCAGACGAGATAAAAGCAAAGCTGAGGACCTTGTTTTTTAATATGCAGCTCCCGAGAGTGTATAATGTTTTCTGACCCCTCAGGTCTTCAAACATAGTGCCGACGAACGCCGAGAGACGTTTTTTTAGATATAACTCATGTAAGTTTAATAAAACACCTGCAGTTTATCTCTGTTGTTTCGCTTTGAGTCAAAGTGCAGGTTTACATCTGTCAACACGGAAGAATATAAGAACCGTTgactttaataaatgtattatgtcgagaaatttcacataactgtattaggttagttgaaaccaataatattaagttgaacctaatcaAAGCAGTATTATTGCTTTTAACTACCCTAATACAGTtaggtgaaatctgttgacataatacatttaattaaagtcagcgGTTCATATTTTTCAGTAAGTAagtacaactttatttatatagcacccttcaCAACACAAATGTACTTTACAGTATACAGTACACAATACACAATTCAAAGTACAACTATAAAGTGTAGAAAAAAGCATAAAACACCAGCTACAGACTCACCTCCTCCGCCTGTCGGAAAAGCTGAGTCTTTAGCTGCCCCTTAAAAGTCTCTACTGAGACAGAGGCTCTTAGTTTCTGGGGGAGTTTATTCCAAAGCCTTGGGGCCACCGCCTCAAAGGCACGGCCccccttagtctttagcctggttcgtggcacccttaggaggccttgctccgaggacctcagggcccggGTTGCGCCGTGAGGGTGGATCAGGTCGTTAATGTATGCTGGGGCCGTGAATGGGTTCTGAGATGGACAGTGAAAAGGCCGTAACAGAACATCAGAGTAAGCTTCCTTTTTGAGTCATATTTGTTTAGTTTCCTTTGAAATGCTTTAAAGACTAATTCCTCTTCATAACAGATTGCTTATTTAATGAAACCGCCGGTTGCTTTTCATGCAACAGAATGATAAAACAGGGCTTTGAAATAAATATGCGACCAAGTCTCCTCGAGTGCCGTATCTCCCTTTGATCTGTCGCCTCTGTTGAGAACATTTGGGATTTCATATTAGTGTCTCTccccctccttcttcttcttcccccTCTTTGGGTGTAGCCTACATGCTCTTTCATCCCCGCTACATTAATACTGACACACAGTAAAAAAAATCCCTGGCAGCCGGGATGATGAGGTTACTACCTCGGGTTTAGACCCTGTCCATGCAGATCAAATGCCAAGAGGCGAGATTCACGTGTCACTTTTACTGGATGAGGAATACGACGAGGCAGGGATACTCAGGCGTAAATGGATTATACAATGCTCTCCAGCTGTGCCTGGAGCAGCATCTGTCCAAGAGGAGGGAGAAAGGGGAGTtaaaagaagaggaggaggagggagatgcAGAGAGGAAGGCTTTGCCCATAATGTCCAGGCTTCGGGGTAACGGACTACATGTAACCAAATCAGCACAAAAATACCGTTTGCTTTTAAATCATGTCTTAACCCAAAACACTCTTTTGTAAGCTCCACCTTTCTGTAGGTCTAGCCAATATTTAAAAGGACACATTTTTGATCCCAGATATCTTCTTTTCTAAAGTCACGTTGGTCTGTTGTCTTTCAAAATACACAACgcatttgatattgagataatccaaaagaaagtaatcaggttacattactttcaTTTTGTGATAGATTAGGttactgattacatttttcTACAGGTAACTAGTAATCATAAtggattacatttttaaagtaaccccccccaccccaccccACCCTGCTAAATGCCCCGAAATGCATCATGCAAATGGGGCATAActattgctgctgctgctgctgctgctgctgctgagttTCTAATGCATGTTAATTCTGCTGAGGACGTGTATTCGTGTATTCATAGTCTGCATTGTTATCTGTTGCATTGCGAGCCCTCAAGGTTTTTTTAGCATGAATATTTCCTGCATCAGGAAATTAACGTGAGAGGATGCGGTGACTTCTCTCTGTGGGGCTGCACAATCTGTGGGGTTGATAAAAACCTCAACAAAGCAGGATACCCAGGTCCAAAGCGCATTTATTATAAATAAGAGCCTAATTGGTGTTGAAATGTCAGCAGTCTTTCAAAAATCTTAAAAATGACATTTGTGATGATAGCTTTGTTCTGACGTTGGAGGATCTAAAAATCAACTTTTAAAAAAGAATTTGCTAAATGCCTCTTGCTGATCCAGATAGCAGAATACATTACACAGAGTACATCTGTGTGGCATTAAAACGTCTTCAGTCTAACttgccttaaaggtggggtaggtagacgaccaatcatctgagccggctaaagtaactggatggcctacctgcctgtcagccttccatcggggcacacacttatctcgtgccctcattggtcacgtgcgcgttcgtgtgtgttggagcaggggctctgtgaggaagtctgaaggaaggggcagattttttccggctgtgtactttcaaactctagcgcactcgagctggtttctccactcTTAACTACCCCACCTTAAAGCAGTAGAAATCTTGGATGAACACAAATCAAAAGACTGCATTGATTTAGATTCAgttgagagagagcagcagtAGAAAACTCCACTTTTCAAATGCAACAAGCTTATTGTtaaagtaaggcaaggcaaacTTTCAGCACAAGGCATTCTAAGTGGAAAAAACACTAAAAGCATTAAGATATAGTGACACAGAAACACCTTTAACATGTTCAGCGGTGTGCTAAAAGCATCAGGGAGGCAGAACTGGGAACACTTTAGTGTCTGTTATCTAGTGGTATAATAACCGCTAACGCTACGCTAGGCCTTTCCGCGGTAGTTCGTTTTCCGGCAAACACCGATTAGAATAAGTGTTGGTTTGCTTTCCGATTTTTATTAATAGACAATATTTTTTAGGGCTATCAACCCCGACGTTTATCAAATACATCAAAAACTCTTCGTTGTGAAGCATGCGAAAGTTAGTCAGAAGATGGAGCTGCAACTAGAAACCGGAAGTGTCCTCTCCGTTGAGTCAGAGGTGTCGGCTTTCACTCGTCGTGTGATTCAGAAGGGTCAGAATGAACCAACAGGACAATTTGATGTCAAAGAATTTCCGATTTGGACCCAACGCTAACAGGAAACCTGATTGAGGTCTGAAGCTCTGCACGAAATATCTATTGGACAAGGCCATGCAACGATCAAAACCAAAGTGAGTGCAAAGTGAACTTTGTCAGAAAAAAAAGTGGGTGAATTGTCTAAGAAAAGATTACAAGATGGTTTGCGTTACAAAAAGATATCCAGGTCTTTTTACTTATAAATTAGATCTTGAAAAATGTCCAATTGTGTCACTAGTTTATTTAGCACTTACAAAGGATGTGGCTTTAAGTGAAGCTAATGCAGCATCactgacggcccgtctacactacaggcatcaacaaatcttgaagctgggcgtgtctgaggcttggtgATTTCTCGCgccccaaggcgaccaacaaccaatcaggaatctcccgcccgcccccggcatacaaagcaatagcaatgttaaaacgaagtaaactggatataaaatccccaaacaggcgaaaacctaccagttccacccactgtctctgccccctccctccatgcctcgctcctccggtttgtatcccgggagatgaacagagactgatcattcagcaccgggtgattcactaccactccattttttttaatatgaggaaatgacctgcgtagtctctcccagcatacacgcgctttgattggctagcgcttgtactgtcagatttgcatacgcaggatttgattggctgatgccaagcaccgagcctcaaaagttgaacattgttcaacttttgatgccgatagatgctcgtgatgcttgcaaagccacgctccgctccccacaatgcagttcggcgaagattcaaaatcaactacgtcaccccattcaaatgaatgggcgaagcgttgaaagcatttttcgatgcctgtagtgtagacgggccgttaatcTGGTTGGGTTTATAGGATGCAGGATTCTTGCTTTAGAGTTTTGTTCTTCATGtttgaatgtacttattgtgctTTGGaacaaaatgtaatgtaaacgttTATTTACCTTTGGGAAGATTTTATCGCTTATTCGCACCTTTTCTGAACATATTATCCTTTTGAGTGAAAAACCTGATAAAAATGAGAAATTCAACACAAATGCAACAAAGATCCACCCCCTTACCTCTCTCATTTCCTGGTGAACGTCCCTCAGCGCGGTGAGGACTTGTTCCAGGTTGTCCACCACTCGTTTGATCTGGTTCCGGACCACCTTCCTGCTGGCGCCGCCGCCGGACTCTTTCCTCTGCGGCGTCGCCTCGTGACTCGGCTTGTTCTGAACCCACGTCTGGTTCTGACCCGCCACGCTCTCCACGCCGGGTCGAGGCGTCCTGGGAGCTCGTAGAGTCGCGGCGGCGCCCCTCTGAGGAACCTCTGTGGAGAAGATGACCCTGTTGAGGGGCCCGTTGAAGCCCTCAGACGGGTCCCTGAGGTCCCTCTGACTCTTGCTCTGCTGCTGGATGTAGCTGAAGCTGGAGGTGAAGCCATGCTGTCTCTCGATCTGAGTGTCCGGACTCGCCCAGCTAGAAGAGTGGAGGTCTCTCCTGCGACGGAGCGTGGATGCATACCCCCTCCTGAGCTCCAAGTCCACCACAACGGGCCCCTTGTTACAGTTTGGCTCCTCGGTCACAGGAGCAGGAGTGGGTCTTACTAGAGGACCGTACTTCCTGACTGGAGTCCCTTCGCTCAGGTGGTTCCTCACAAAAGGTTGGTTGTCCTGGACAGAAGTGGAGATCGTACCCGAAGAAGTGTCCTCTTTACTGGGTAGTGGATGCAGTTCTGGAGACTGGGTCCACCTCGCAGGACTGTCCTCTCTCTGCTTCAGGATGTTGTGGCCCCGAAGAACCACGGGAAGCATCCTCGACACCCCGTTACTGCACCGAACATCCCCCTTCTTGGAGAAGAACCCGATCCCCTTGGTTTTCTCCAGCGGGGTCCGGTTGTTGCTGCCCAGTTTGTACGGTCCGTTGaggccgccgccgccgccatgcTGGGGCTTCAGGCTGTTGCGTAGCCAGGGGATGAAGTGAGGGGCGTGGGGGGGCTTGAAGGCTTTCTGCTCCCCCGGTGCTGGAGCCCGGCTGTCGGAGAACATGGTGCCTCCTCACAGaacacaagaagaagaagaaggaacaACGAGAGCTTCCTCCTCTTTTTCCATGGACCTATCTTTGCCATCCAAACTTTCCAAACCTCTTAATAACGAAACATGGTATTTAAATAgagcttttcctggtgctcaaagactCTCTTCTCCTGCTGCTTCTGATCCAACCATCCTTTTCTATCTCCCCCCTTATTCTTCTCCTCCCAATGTATTGCTCTCGAGCCCCTCACCCCCTCATGTGGCCGGCTTTTGGAGATGCCATCGCCTCCCTCTTTCTCCCTCCGTCCACCCTCTCCGGCTGCATACGTCTCACTGGCTCAGAAGCAGTGGaggcttcctctctctctctctctttctctctctctctctctctcccccccacaCTGCGCCTCCTCCCATCCTCGCTCGCTCTTTCTTCCTCCCACTCCCTCTCCCTGCTCTAACTCCCtttcctctagtcccctctttccAGCCTCTCTATCTTTGTACATTTTTTGTATTCCCCTTTCTGTCACTTACTATTCAAATACTGCAACGTTAACTCTGCAATACATGGCTGCTGTCACACTGCACTGAGAAGACTGAAATGTTTACTTTAAATGTGAACATTTGAAAATGTAGCCTCTGTTGGGAGACCCAATTCTCCCCAAGGGATAAATTAAGTaaaatgtaaagtaaaaatggTGGCATAAAGTACTAAAAGTAAGACTTTCTCCCCTCCCTTCACCTCCCATTTGCTAGGGAGCTGAACTTATACatatttttgaatatatatttgtttttatttaatgtggCACTCTATGCACATTTTTACTtccactattttatttatttatgtatttttttattaattcatttgtttattttttattcaatttaatgtatttgtatttatttaattaaattgtatttaatagtatttaattgtatttaatttatttatttaatttatttatttaatttatttatattattttatgtatttaattgtatttaatttactttattttatttatttgtatttgtgttatttatttattttaactaattgtattattcattatttctatcgtttttttctttattgaatttcattCCCAAAAGTAAAAGTCATAAAGGTATTCtttccctcccccccccccccaactccCACCTCCCATTTTCCATGGAGCTGAACTTCAATCAAGACGTTATTAATCCCCCGTTAGCCGATGTAAACCCACgtgataacccccccccccacccaccgCCTCTGTTCTCATCTGATTACTCCTTCCCCGGATCAGCCCTTCACAATTAAGTGCTGCTTATATACCAGAGGGGGTTTAAAGGAGTGGGATGGTAGCAGGAAGGGATGGGGAGGGGGAAtcgtagagggggggggggggcacgtaATTACGACCCGCAAGATCAGGGATCAGTTTGAGTGAAAGTATAAGCTACCAAACAACAGCTTCTCCCCCAGATTATACTGTCAGCCGGCCCAGTTGTTTTCCTGTCGCATTTGTTCCAATCAGGCAGAAGAGAGCTGCTATTTTCAGGTTCAAAATTCCCCTTCTTGGCAGTCTGGATGTGGATTTAGCTTATTTTTAAAAGAAATAAGCACATGATAGTACTATTATAAGAAGACACAGTCAAATAAAACATGACAAATACTATAGTGGAGAGCAGAAATGGGCAACATGTTGACAAAAATGACCTTTCTGAGTCCAGGAAAGACATGATAAAAGATGGGAAAACGCTTCACTGAATCAGCAAATAGTCCCAGCCCAGTTGTGTTTCCTTTGTTTTCTTGACGCATATACATTTGTTCCAATCAGGCAGAAGACAGCTGCTattttcgggttaaaatgtccCACTTTTGGCTGTCTGGATGTGGACTTTTTCTTGTTTTTGACAAGCCTGAAAGATGCGTGCTAGGTGCTTTTTTTCTTCTACATGGATGTGTCCCTCCCTGTCTGGCAGCATccgaaatataaaaaaaagacgacacacacacacacacacacacacacacacacacacacacacacacacacacacacacacacacacacacacacacacacacacacacacacacacacacacacacacacacacacacacacacacacacacacacacacacacacacacacacacacacacacacacacacacacacacacacacacacacacacacacacacacacacacacacacacaaaccaaaaAGCCCTGTCAGTGTGCTGTCACTCAGCAGCGAGGCATTCAAAGCATCTGTCAGTCGGAGCAACACATCATCTGTTAGTGCGACAATACGTCTTCATTTCCCTCCACAGGTACGTGGAGAGACACAGAGGCAGGTTTATTGTAATCTGCAGATTCCTGTCGACAGTCGTCAGACGGTAATGACCACTAGTCTGGATATAAAAACAATACCGAGTGGAAGTCACAGAGCGGCGGCTATTAATCCTACTTCCCTCTCACGGCATGCTGCTGCAGGTCCTCTTTCACTATATTTCGTTGCTCAAGGGCATACAATAACTATTCTGTTCTATTTTAGTTTTATATTGTGGTATCAATGCACATTTTTACTTGTGTCCCTctatttgtataattattgtCCTTATGTGATGACAGTGCATTGAAACGTACAATATCTACCTCTGTGAAGTATTGGATTAGAAATGTGAAGTAGCAGAAGATGGAAATTCTCCAGAAAGTACCACAAAACGTATTTAATAACTGTTTGTAGGCTTGCTTTTGCATTTTAAGCTGTAACTCAGTGTATAtttataaatgtgtgtttctacATCAATGTTTAAAAGGTTGTTTATATGATGAGAGTTTCAAACTGACTGGCTTACTTTGAACTCATTGAAGTTAATATCAAAAGCACTCGTGAAAAAGTGTCATGGAAATGTGGGCCGACATAGAGAACGATGAAAAATGTAAGGATTAATGCTCGGAAAGAGACACATGCATGCACATATATGTACTTAAAAGCTTGTACACATATTAAATACATTGATAGATGTGTATTGAGTTGGTGCAAACATGACTGGAATAAAACTGTCACTGAGTCGGTGGTTTTAGTCCTAATTTAGTGAATAAATGACTCCTTGTGCTTTAAGAAAAATCCTACTATTTGTTcactaaaagtaaataaaaaaaatacgaCATTGTGATATCGTGATTTTTCACATTATCCTGCTGACCACCAGACCAACGAGCTATCGAGGAGTGCAGGAATGAAACCCAggaatgagtcagcattttagtACTTCCTCGTCCTTCGTCTAGAACTGAAATAGGGTCTGAAGATATTTTGAAGTTTTCTTCTACGACAAAATATACGTCAGGAAATACGCCCAcgaccaacattagccacctttagcttagcggtggtgacgtgaagtcatgtgaccgtgctgtagttcttttattgcctaacgttagcctcctttagcttagcggttacttcagaaatcataaagtggtgttaatatgtggagatttttCCTGTTGAACAAAACGTGTAAGAATCATAAACGATTGTTTACTGCAAttatccaaaatcacatggagaaatcccattgactTTTTGGAAGGAACCACATGCTTACTTCTTTGAGTGTACATACAGCCATTCACACAATCACTGCCCATTATGAAGTCAATGTGATTTAATAAGTAGCTGTCAGTGATGTAATTCAGTTTCCCTTATGGCTTCCATTATCGGCAATTCATGttctgtgtggtgtgtgtgtgtgtgtgtgtgtgtgtgtgtgtgtgtgtgtgtgtgtgtgtgtgtgtgtgtgtgtgtgtgtgtgtgtgtgtgtgtgtgtgtgtgtgtgtgtgtgtgtgtgtgtgtgtgtgtgagggttgGTTAGTGTGATTGACTGACGAAAAATCAGCAATGATTTAGAATTACTCAGATATTTTACTTCAGTAATACGCATACCATGtattaataaaataagaaacccaaaatcacaaaatctTTCTAAAGTATAGCACATAAATAATTATGGACCCAGGACGATTTCAGAATTATAGAGATTATATTATTGGATTCAAGTGAAAAATCACATGAATGTTGCAGCTGCTAAAGCAAAAATACTAATACTTTACTAATTATTAACCCTTAACAATTCATTGGTTAATAATACAAGGAATCCGCAAGATTAGTGTTGAGAAAAGTAAACACATCTTCGGAAATAACTGAAAAACCAGTAGCGAGCCGtcagatattctacaaaataatatttaaattagggctgtcaagttaacgcgttaataacgcgttaacgcaaaaaaaaaattaacgccactaattattttaacgcgattaacgcatgtgtattttttttcctcggccgccccgtagtttcagagcgcatcgagtttaaaataccatctacaagctgatgctgacagccccgctcctgccgcccgcttgcaggagaccacacttccacactcaccggcaggcaccgactggccatcgggaggaccgggagggtgtgtgtatgtgtggcccgagcgagcaagagagagaccttacgtgcattgttgctgttgttagcatctggtgctagctagctgcgctaacggatataaggagctgtttaaatgaaaacagaggagcgacatttcgccacaactgcgccgagcacttgacttgatgcaggaagcagacagcgggacattgtaggaacagtcagcacactcatgattgcagcaacatgattgcagcaacatgattgcagcgtccaggcagctcccgttcgagcatatgccttgagttgcacaaagctccaacgatccaacacacacacacacacacatacatatatatatatatatacacacacacacacacacacgcgcgcacgcacacacacacacacaccatttgtattgtatgagagaggttccaggttgaattgaggcgaatatttgtaatgttcagaggttgttgtttaatattcatgagaatatttgtcattgttcaaatgataacaaacattagcataaagcatatttgtccactcatatgttgataagagtattaaaaacttgaaaaatattcctctaaggtacatttagaacagataaaaaatgtgcgattaatttgcgattaatcgcgattaactatggacaatcatgcgattaatcgcgattacatattttaatcgactgacagccctaatttaaatatattaaaaaaaataatatatttttttagttatattttttcattagttttacgaaaataacttgatttaattgtatttaaaataacatttccaaagaaataaatccttcgaatctgcctattcagtttctgttggaatgtgaagggttaaatgaaagaagctcgtgTCTGCgagtgaagacaggagctgtcTGAAGTCCAGGcggtccagctatgaattcacagagggccagctgtagtaactgaacgagagtaatgtcaaatgacagtacaattgaccaatcatatcttccctctaaatgggtgttattatcgcggactttatgacaagttccgtgaaacttttcttgtttccatagcaacaacaacttcctgtcaacagcattaactcaccttcaaaataaaagcatgccaaattacacttaagacatacaactgcaacgaaagtaacaaacacaatgcaatatccttttcaatttcaaagaacacaaatagggttatttacaggtgatgttttgtgtggtagagggtatgggcaactgtatcactataacatgatgatgatgatgatgatgatgatgatgatgatgatgatgatgatgatgatgatgataaagaatgcatctaacgttccgctgttcattataataaaaaaacagcattaaacaaaccatcatgctcttactttgaaatcatgcggaaatgtcgtcatcagcgggccatcacgtggtttccgaaaataaccgagtgacacgagtagattttagaaaagaccggcggaaaatatgtctcaaaattccgtgtgtgtaaaaagacgatccacgagcagagatttgagatccgcaagcgcatttttggtcgacaaatacaaaatggattcacaaatgcctgatcgaaagttgtaaatgttaaagagatattcacagatcttttttttatttgtgaaaatatttagcatatttgcagatccgttttacaaatcttttaaatgcatttgtggatggtgttttacatttacaaatcacat is a genomic window of Pseudochaenichthys georgianus chromosome 4, fPseGeo1.2, whole genome shotgun sequence containing:
- the LOC117445782 gene encoding serine/arginine repetitive matrix protein 1-like, which translates into the protein MFSDSRAPAPGEQKAFKPPHAPHFIPWLRNSLKPQHGGGGGLNGPYKLGSNNRTPLEKTKGIGFFSKKGDVRCSNGVSRMLPVVLRGHNILKQREDSPARWTQSPELHPLPSKEDTSSGTISTSVQDNQPFVRNHLSEGTPVRKYGPLVRPTPAPVTEEPNCNKGPVVVDLELRRGYASTLRRRRDLHSSSWASPDTQIERQHGFTSSFSYIQQQSKSQRDLRDPSEGFNGPLNRVIFSTEVPQRGAAATLRAPRTPRPGVESVAGQNQTWVQNKPSHEATPQRKESGGGASRKVVRNQIKRVVDNLEQVLTALRDVHQEMREVVQQIDHLTSSIDLNAEEEEGDEEGDDSSSNSGSSEVTAISTNHRAPDPGDPPSCRGDPHIRSKSPPNMQLCPVNSAFSDRGRTLRFTCSLGFSPRQGGPLQTNNPPQNVHLSPQRSLPVRPQTPGLSPLTDNLHPQNSPGSHSPNPSPRSPNPPPTLSPSVVEKDKLGTPQSAHPSAGLHSKSATQPPSAPATQAKPPKGRRGRKPPPYPHLRPSEPAQEKVPEPRTAPPYPEKRLSTTV